The Brassica rapa cultivar Chiifu-401-42 chromosome A10, CAAS_Brap_v3.01, whole genome shotgun sequence genome segment AGATCCCACAACCCCATTTGGGATACAAAGCTCCTGAAAGCCAGAAAAGATCCTTCCCATCTCAAGGGACCTCCTACTTTCTCGGAGTTATCCAGGAGGTCATTAAAGTCACCAACTACTAACCAAGCTTCTTCGTCTCTTCCTAAACCAACCTCAGTTAACTTGTTCCAGAAATCTAATCTATTTTCTGTTCTAGGCGCTCCATAGATGAAGGAGACAAACATAGGTTTCTGTTGCAAGGTGATAATAGTATCAATAAAGTTGGGAGAGGAAGAGAGAATATCGACCTGAGTATCGGTTTTCCATGATAGCGAGAGCCCGCCACTGGTCCCACTCGGGGGTACGGTGAAGTGGTTTGTATATTCCGTTCGCTGGAACATTCGGAGCACCACTTCGTCTTGATTCATCGTCTCCATAAGGAAGATAACTTCAGGGGAAATTCTTTTTTTGAATTCCCTGATTCGCTGGCCTGTCAGGGTGCTCCCAATCCCTTGACAGTTCCAGCTAAGTAGCGCTAAGGAAGAGCGCTTGGGGTTGCCCGAAAATCCTTTTGCTTCTTTGTTATCGCTGGAATAAGTTTAGGCTTCGGGACCCCTCTCTGTTGAGTCTGAGCTGATTGTTTTTCCTTCTGTGTTTTTCTCTTAGGGGAGCTTTGGGTTTTGGTAACTCTCCTTTTCTTCAGATTGATTCCTTGGAGGGGGCTAGCATTGTATCTTTTCTTCTCCGTTGAAGTCCCTACTTTTCTTCTTGCCACACTCCTGGTGACTATTGCCGGTCCATCAGACAACCGAGACTGGATGGGGATATCAGATTGGCTTGAGGCCGGGAGAGGACCAAGGCGTAGAGATACGTGTCTCCTATCTTCACTGAGTGTCCTTATCGGAGAAGACCCGCCTGGTGGTGAGCTGAGAGTTCCCGGGGGCCTAGAGGCTGACGGTCGAGTATTGCTATCTAGTCGTGGAGGTTCTATTATCTCTTCCAGATACTGAATCTCAATATCTTGAAGTCGACTTGAGCCTGTGGAGGTGCCTTGATGCACAAGTTTAGATTTCCCATTAGAGGGTAAGGATAGTCGGTCTCTTGCAGGGGTTCTATCAGCCGAACGCTGAGCTCCCACTGTCTCGCCTTCCTCTCTGAGAGATAGTGATCTTCTCAGGTCAGAGGAATGTGGAATAGAAGGTGGGAGCAGTCTTTCTTTGGCTGGGCGCCTGTCAGTCGAGAGGCGCACCCCTGAATCCACTTCTTCGTCTCTTCGTATCAGAGTTCTTCGCAAGTCTGATGAGTGTGGGGTTCTCGCAGGTAAAGCCGGAGATTGGATCGTCTTTGAAACTGAGTCCTGACTTGGTGTTTTCCTGTGCTCAGTTCTTCCTTCTTGCTTATCTCCATCGATGCGGTGTGATCCCAGTACATTGTTTGCCCTCTCAGAGATTCGGACTCTACTTTCAGTTCTAGACGCAGGTCCTATTAAGAAGGGTCTGTCACTACTGGGGTCATCCCTTCCTCTGCGGAACTCACTGACCACAGGTGAGAAGTGTCGTTGGTGTCGAGAGTTGTATCTTTGGTTCTGTACTGATATAAtccttattttttcttttcgaaacATTTACCTTAACTGTGTATTATTATCCTCCCCTTTAATCCATTGTCTCAATCTTCTTACTGTCACCGCTCACAAGTTAGCTTTGTGATCTACACCAATGACCTTCTTAAGGTTACAGTACGCAAACAATTGTAGATATATCAATGCTTAAGTTCAGAGTTTGGTGTGCATCTTCCTTGTCCAGTTACATTTGATGGAACCAGGGATTACTCTCTCCTCACTCTCGCTTCTAAATTCTTGTTCCCATTCAAGAACCATAATCTATTCTTACCCGCCGCTTCCAACTTTATCATCATCCAAACAATAGAATCAAAAGacctaaactatttctaatgtttttttcaaagGTTTTCATGCAAGTATATGAAGCTGGCAATGTAAAAGAGAACTTCAAGCCGGCTATAACGGCAACATTTTGGTCGACCCAAAAAGACAAATCCAGcggaataaataaataagtctGAAAGATAATCCCAAAATACGAAAAACAAAGCCAACAAGGGTAGCACAATCACTTAAGGTATACGCACAAGATGAATGTTTTATGCGTTAccaaacataataataaaaaaaggatAAGAAATGTGAAAGTTCAAAAATTCAAGAACCGGAGAAACTGGGAAGATTGACTTCACTGGTTTCTGCAGGACTAGGCGTCTCTTTATAGCTCTCTTCCTCCTAGTACCTGTTTCACATTTAGAAAAAACACATGTTTTGTTAGAAATGAAGACAAAGATTCTGAGAAAGAGACTGATTGAACTCTGTTCTACTAACTAAACATGATATAAAAGCTCAGTTCTAACTAATTGCAATGAGACAAAACACTACGTAAGGTCAGTTTCCagcacaaaataaaaattgttttactaAGTCATTGATGAACCAAGAAAATTCTAATAAACGATTAGAAAATTACCTGCACAAATCTCTTCCACGTTGTCTGTCTTTAGCCACTTTCTGTAATTGGACCAGCTTGCTCCTCATCAGCCTGCTGAAACTCCGAAATGCGCTCAGGCACATGCAGATCTTCTTGATGTACCAAGTAGATATTCCCTGGCTCTATCTCGCTGATCTCACCAGGGTAACGGCTAACAACGCAGCTAGAGGAACCAGAACTGTTTGCTGCGTACGATGTAGAGGCATTGCTGAAGCTCGCTGCGTTTCTCCTTCGCTGGAATCTGCCTTGGTTACTGATGGTTCTAGAATAAACCGACCTCTCATGACTACATTGAAGCTCAACAAATTGGTTAAACTGGTTAACCGGGTGAACATGTCTCGGAGCGAAACCAAAGTTCCCATGGTGGTCAACGGGAGTGTTTGATCTAAACCGAGGATCCATGCGGCTCATCATCGCTTGGTTCAGCAAGTTGGCCCCATAATAGCTGAGGTTCCGCGGTTCACTGCTCGGTGCTTGTGCAAACATACTCGGATAATCCATGTTGAAAGGAGCAGGAGGACTGAAATGATGTTGATGATACTGTGGTGGTATCATGGATGATGCCCAAACTGGTGGAGAAGGTGCTCCGTAGTGATGAGGAGGTACACGCATTGGCTGATAGGTGGATGGAGATGGATGATGATAAGGACTAGCCATTGGGACATTCCCCATCCATTCGGGGTTGTGTCCAGGAAACAGAATTGAGCTGCGTCGGCGGCTTTCTTGCACCGGAGGAGGCATAACTGAGGAAGAAGCCATGTAAGAGTTCTGCCTTGGTGTGAATATCTCAACAGAGTTCTGGTTTGATCTAATGGGGACACGGTCTTCTTCCCTTGCTGCGTTGGTGTTGTCCTCCAGCGAGGTAACATCCTCATACGTCTCATTGAGATCGAACAAAAAAGGTGTTTTTGGTGGTACCTCTTGAGTGTTCTCCCTTTCATCATGGCTTTGGACCATAACTCCCTTCCCTTTTCTGTCTGAAACAGAAGCATCCTGAAAAGTACGCCAATACCGTTAGGATCCCTGGTCCAATAACTTAATCACAGTAACCATACGTGTGCAATAAGAAACTGATTATAGAGTATGACAACCTAATCAACTTATAACTGTGGCGAATTAATTGACATGTTTGAGTTTGTTAGACTCATATGTGAAAATACTCATCCCacaaactgaatatttaaattaaaaataacagaTTTTGAACGGAATTAAAAAAGCAATATAGATGCAAAGTTGGTACCTGCGGCACGGAAGATCGAGCTGCAACTACTGTAGAAGGAGGGGTGTTGTTGCTCCTGCCGAAGTAAATAGCACCCGGTCCACTTCCCAGCCTACTTGTGTTTGGTACAGAAGCATCCTGACAAGTAATTAAACCAATCACGTTACAATCCTAGTCCATTCACTTAATCACAGTAACCATACGTGTGCAATAAAAAACTGATTATAGAGTATGAAAACATAACAACTAGCTGTGGCGAATAAGTTGACATGTGAAAGAAAACTCATGCCACAAACTGAAtatctaaattaaaaataacagaTTTTGAACGGAATTAAAAAAGCAATATAGATGCAAAGTTGGTACCTTTTGCGGCACGGAAGATTGAGCTGCAACTACCGTAGAAGGAGGGGTGCTTCTTTGACTGctgctgttgttgctgctgccGAAGTAAATAGCACCCGGTCCACTTCCCAGCCTACTTGTGTTTGGTACAGAAGCATCCTGACAAGTAATTAAACCAATCACGTTATAATCCTAGTCCATTCACTTAATCACAGTAACCACGTGTGTGCAATAAGAAACTGATTATAGAGTACAAAAACCTAATCAACTTCTAACCATGACGAATTAAATGACATGTCTGCGTTTGTTAGACtcatatatgaagaaaaaaaaaactcatcccACAAACTGAACATTTTAAACTAAAAGAACGGAGTTAGAACGGTATTAAAAAAGCAATATAGATGCAAAGTTGGTACCTTTTGCGGCACGGAAGATTGAGCTGCAACTACTGTAGAAGGAGGGGTGCTTCTTCGACTGTTGTCGTTTGGTATAGAAGCATCCTGACAAGTAAACCAATCACGTTTATAATCCTAGTCCATTTACTTAATCACAGTAACCATACGTGTGGAAAAAGAAACTGATAAAGAGTATGAGAACCTAATTAACTAACTGTGGCGAATAAGTTGAGATGGGAAAGAAAAGTCATCctaaaaactgaatattttaaGCTAAAAGAACAGATTTAGAACGGTATTATAAAAGCAATAGATGCAAACTTGCTACCTTTTGCGGCACGGCAACTTGTGTAGAAGAAGGGGTGCTTCTTCGATTGTTGCTGTTGCTGCTGCCGCCGCCGCCGAAGTAAACAGCACCCGGTCCAGTTCCAAGCCCTCTACCTGTGTTTGGTATAGAATCATCCTGAGAAATAAACCAATGCCGTTATAATCCTGGTCCAGTTACTTAATCACAGTAACTATACGTGTGCAATAATAAAGAGACTGATTACAGAGTATGAAAACCTAATCAACTTATAACTGTGGCTAAGTTGAAATGTGAAAGAAAACTCATATTACTTAAGCTAAAAGAACAGATTTTATACggtattaaaaaaacaaaagatgcAAAGTTGGTACCTTTTGCGGCACGGTAGATTGAGCTGCAGCTACTGTAGAAGGAGGGGTTTGATTGTTACTGCTGCTGCCGCCGCCGAAGTAAGTAGCACCTGATCTAGTTCCCAGTCCTCTACCTGTGTTTGGTATAGAAGCATCCTGACAAGTAAACCAATCACGTTTATAATCCTAGTCCATTTATACttaatcacattaaccatacgTGTGCAATAAGAAACTGATTATAGAGAATGAAAAATAATCAACATCTAACCGTAGCGAATAAGTTGACATGTGAAAGAAAACTCATACAACAAactgaatattttaaattaaaaagaacagATTTAGAACGGTATTATAAAAGCAATATCGATGCAAAGTTGGTACCTTTTGCGGCACGGTAGATTGAGCTGCAACTTGTGTTGAAGGAGAGGTGTTTCTTTGATTGGtcctgttgctgctgctgctgccgAAGTGAATAGCACCCGGTCCAGTTCCCAGCCCTCTACCTGTGTTTGGTATAGAAGGGTTACCAAACACTGGAACATAGCTTGACCTCATACGGTTATTCTCTTGCCTTTCATTAACCGGAGGAGCGTTAGTTTTTCTGACATATCCATCTGAAGCCAACTCATCGTCAAGTGAAGTACCCACTCTTTCCTCAGTTCCCTGATCCCTTGGTGGAGAAGGAACCGTCTCGGTTTCATTCAATGACGGTTGCACACTCGAAGAAGCCTTGTCACTGGGATTCATTGCTGTTGTAGCTCTCTTCTTTTTGGCTATTTTGACCTTCTTAGTTCTCCTAGCCCAAGGATAAAAATCTTCATCCTTCTCGTCATCAACCTCAGGTTCAGGTTCTGTATCAAGCTCGTCTTCAACCTGGAACCTTACGTTCTTCTTCTTACCCTTAATAGGATCTTTGTCAAACTCACTTTCAGTTGATTCAGTACCATGAGCAGATTCAACGGTTTTGGAGGCATTTCCTGAAGCTGCACCAGCTGTGCTTATATTCCTGCTCAGTGTAGTGCTACTCCCAGGTCGGCACTTCCTCTTTTGAACTGTACGCTTACCATTCACTTCAGCGAGTCTCCGCGTGCGAACGTTCCGAGTTCTCGTACTGGGCGCCCCACCGATGAAAAGGCTTCTACTCTCAGACTCCTCAGGCTGCGTGTCTTCAGCACAAGCAGCTATCTCAGTCACAGCCAGCTGCTCCACGTTTGGTTGTTTCTCAGCTCTCTTGTTTCCTATTGGTTCAACCACTGCGTAATTCTTTGTGGTTTTGTTCCGAAGGGCGTATGTTCTAAACGGAGGTGGATGAACTTTCTTGCTAGACCTAGTAACTGCAATGTATTGAGCTTTACAAAattagctttttttttattattttatgcgCACTTTAATTTGTTAGACTAGAGAATGTTAGATTAAAGTTGAAGGAAAAGTAATTTTGAGATGCAAGTTAAAGATCTAATCCTACTGAGATTTGGAAGTTAAGGATTTATAATATGTTTAGGAGTTATCTAGATATGTTACCTAATAGGATTAAGAGTTATTACTCTCTATATAAGAAGATGTCAAGTTGTGACACACTTTACAAGAGTTAGATATTGAGAACTATggttttgagttattttcttAAGTTAATAATAAGAGAGTCATTCTTATTTCGATCTTTGAATTCTATAATGAAAACTTAATACCTCTCTGATCATCCTTCTGAGATCTTTCGCAGTTTACATCCTCATTCACCACAAGAGCATTATTGTCTgcaagaaaaaaatgataatacaaAATGATTGTCTTTTTCATCTGCACACTTTGATATGTTTAGACCAGAGAAATCTTTATACCTGTCTGATCATTCTGCTGAGATCTTTCACAGTTTACATCCTCATTCTCTTCAGCAGCATTATCTGCAAGAGAAAATGATAAAACGAAATAATTCTCTTTTTTCATCTGCACACTTCAATTTGCTAGACCAGATAAAACTTTATACCTCTCTGATCATCCTTCTGAGATCTTTCGCAGTTTACATCTTCATTCTCCGCAACATCATTATCTGCATGAGAAAATGTTTAAACGAAatgattatctttttttttttaatctgcatacttaaaatttttagaCCAGAGAACACTTTGTATACCTCTCTGATCATCCTGCTGAGATCTTTCGCAGTTTACATTCTCATTCTCCACAACAGCATTGTCTGCAAGAGAAAATGATAATACGAAATGATTATCCTTTTTTTATCTTCACAATATAATTTGGTAGACCAGAGAAAAAATTATACCACTTTGACCATCATTCTGGGGTCTTTCGCAGTTAACATCATCAGTCTCCACAACAGCGTTATCTGCATGCGAAAATATTTAAACGaaataattatctttttttttcatctgcATGCATACTTAAATTTTCTAGACCAATAACACTTTATACCTCTCTGATCATCAACCTGGGATCTTTCGCAGTTTATATCCTCATTCACCACAACAGCACTGCCTGCAAGAGAAAATGGTAATACGAAATGATTATGACTGCGTTGAGTTATGTAACTAAAGCAAGCAGATTACTGGAAGAATATATTCATGCTGTTATATATATTTCCTATTCTATATATAATATGCTAATTTAGATAAGGatattttcctataaatatCTAGGGTTAGTCAATCTATTATTGTATAAATACGATTGCTTATAAAATCTTAAGGGACAAGTCAGCTTGATATTAATTATACATGGTATCGTAATAACATTGATCTGATTAAATATCTAAATTGTTATTTAACGTTTATGCTTTTTCAAAATTCTTTTGATAGTAAAGTAGTTATTTATATTGATGTGAGTCATGGAAGACCGACTAAGCATATGGAAAAGGATTTTGATGGAGTTCCCGATGCGGTTTAAGATGATACTGCTGTCCCCAACATATCCGTTAGGGATGCACATAAATACTTGAAAACTTGCAAGTACCGAATTTAAATAACTTATAACTACTTGGCTTAAACGGATATGcaacatatttttaatattaaattcaaatatattgaTATCTTTACTATTTTCATCGATACTTGTTTCCCAAAACATTATTGATgtgaaaaactaaaaacattatttatgttaaaaactgGAAATGTGTTTTTAGATATCGGAGCTATATCAGACAACTCTATTTTTCCATAAAATATCATATGTCGGATTatagtattaaaaataacacATAACTTATCCGTAAATATCATATTGTTATATTCTATTGTATTAAGAAATGTGTGTATAGTTTCCAATTTAGTTAAGGATAATTTCTGATAAGTATCTAGGGTTAGCCAACCTAGTTTCTTTGATAAATATGATTGTTTGTAAAAGCTAAAGGGACATGTTAGTTTGATATCAATTCAACACAGATGCATACCTGCAACATCAATATTCCTTTGTCTCTCTTGATCAATGGCAGTTCGTGAATTCAGTTCGCTTTGACTAGGGATAATAGAAGAGCTGCCATTGAGCCCGTTCGTGCTACTTATACTTGTTGAATTTGATGGCAGTCCAGATTCTAAAAGCAATCATTCACGTGCATAAGTTCAAGCAACCGCATCCAGCTAGTAATAGTATAGAACATATATAAAACCAAAGGAGTTTTAAATATACCATTTGTCCCATCAGCATCGATATTTCTGGTGCGGCCCAAGCTAGGCGGCCACCAATGAGGAAGAGAATCGCTTTGTTTGTCTACCAAACTAGCACTCTCCTCTGGAAACGGCCAATATTTTTTGGGATCCGTTTCTCTCTCTTCGGCAATTAAGTCACTGCATTAATTTAAGAAGAAAAACTCGATATATTCATGTCATCTCATCGTGTATCTTGCTATTATAATTTGCAGTGGTCACatcatatatacattaattaccAAAGTAATTGGAAACATAATCATACGCTAACAAGGGAAGTTGAAAATATAAGTTCAATATAGTAGGCTCACCATATGGAGAAACCATCACATACTACCATACCAATCTCGTTGTTAGCGCCTGTGAGATTTATGACGATTGAGCTGACCTTAGTGGAGGATCTCATTGGTTTGCTTTGAAAAAGATTTTGTCGTAATGGTGATTATAACTTCCACCATTATACGATCTCTCCTCAGAGAGCTGCAAAATAATGCATGATAATATTTATTAGCATCACAAatgaaaagaattatatatacaacatGACATAGCTACGCATGATGATCAAATTGTTGTTGCTTAAAAAGAGACAATGCTTCAAAATCTTTACTTCACATATATATGACCCCCAATATAACTCTAAATTAGTTAAAGAAGCAATATGAATTTACACCACTATGTTCAACAATATTCGATGAATATCCACATGAAATAACATTCATAACCAACATCCAATCACCTTTACAGctccaagaaaataaaatttaagacCTTAAGGTCTACATAAAATCCAGAACGAAATTCTTCACTAACATTCTGTGtcattaaacaaataaaatcacTCGTGTGAATTTTAGACagtgaaattagggttttcataAAAGAGAACCCCCAAAATCGTTTACATTTTCTACATAACCAGGAAAAGAAAAGTATTATAACGGACCCATTTCAATATAATTATCCAAATCACAAACTCTAACACGGGTCAAGATAATTAGATCTGAGTAATTTAGGATTTATATCAAATTATTTAGAACACAGTAACAGATGATAAGACACTTAAGATTAACCACATGCATATGATTAATAAAGATAAACGATcatacaaaagaaaacaaagaccCACCAAATACGGGTCAGATCTATATGCACGTGAATAGTCCGTACctaaagacaagaaaaaaacaaaacaaaataagaacAACGAGTTAAGGGACGTGTAAACAAACAGTAAGGAGCccctaaatgaaaaaaaaaaacatgaagtcAGCTACGAGTCAAGCTAGATATCATCCCACAAGATCCGAAACCTGAACATATATCCAAGGAATCGTAGATCTATGTTGGAAAACACGAACCTGGTGTAAATCCAACCAGGGATAGCGAGGAATAGATCTACGCGAGATTTAAACTATATATGGATCTTAAGCAGCAAACGAAGAAACACGGTTGGATGATTGAAGTTTTAAGGACTGATTTGTTTTGGGAGATGAGTAGAATTTGAGTGTGATTTCGAGAAAACCCTAGCAAAACGTTTGCTAGcgaaacgagagagagagagagagagggggaaGGGGAGACCTTTTCTTCTGTGGCTTATATAGAGAGGCTGTTGAGAAAGAGATAGAGAATCTGTGGCTCTCTTCTTATCTTTGCAATGAGGGGTTTCTGGGTCAGAATGAAAGTTTATTCCAACAAAAGTAATTattgttaatataaaatttctCATTTTCTTGACTAAAAACAGCTCATCTGTTGAACATTTGGCACTGCCATTCACCATCTGGTCTTCATATTTCTATTAGTCTACGTGCTATTCTATATACTGGGTGCACTCTTTCATATTGTCATAGAtgtatattaaaaaggaaagataCATTTCTATCTGTGTAATATTTCTTACCTTTTACTGGAAAAAATCTCAGCATTAATACATATAGCTTTATTAGGGTGTATCCAAAAATTGAATAAGAATAAAAACATACTTATTTTATAAGATTTCATTGCTTTCTTAAAAGGAAACCCAACTCACCTACGTTAGAAAAAAAGCAAGACAATATGCCTACGTTTCTGTGTGATAGGATAGGAAATATAACCCAATGAGAGACCTCCACGTCGACTAATCTGCGATTCTGGTCACAACCACTGTTTGCCCAAAAAAACCCTAGGCGCGTGGTGATTAAAACATTTTCTTTACGTGTGGGCATGTAACGTCGACACGTGGAAAATAGATATTGGAGGGTGTGTTTCACGTGTAAGGAGAGAGCGTAAAAAATTGTGACACGAGCGAAAAATAAAAAGCCCTAAAACGATAATAATATTTAACCTAAATGAGCCGATATCGGTGACAATATATAAACCCTAtaatcctctttttttttgtaaaccctAA includes the following:
- the LOC103847548 gene encoding protein EMBRYONIC FLOWER 1 isoform X1, whose product is MRSSTKVSSIVINLTGANNEIGMVVCDGFSICDLIAEERETDPKKYWPFPEESASLVDKQSDSLPHWWPPSLGRTRNIDADGTNESGLPSNSTSISSTNGLNGSSSIIPSQSELNSRTAIDQERQRNIDVAGSAVVVNEDINCERSQVDDQRDNAVVETDDVNCERPQNDGQSDNAVVENENVNCERSQQDDQRDNDVAENEDVNCERSQKDDQRDNAAEENEDVNCERSQQNDQTDNNALVVNEDVNCERSQKDDQRVTRSSKKVHPPPFRTYALRNKTTKNYAVVEPIGNKRAEKQPNVEQLAVTEIAACAEDTQPEESESRSLFIGGAPSTRTRNVRTRRLAEVNGKRTVQKRKCRPGSSTTLSRNISTAGAASGNASKTVESAHGTESTESEFDKDPIKGKKKNVRFQVEDELDTEPEPEVDDEKDEDFYPWARRTKKVKIAKKKRATTAMNPSDKASSSVQPSLNETETVPSPPRDQGTEERVGTSLDDELASDGYVRKTNAPPVNERQENNRMRSSYVPVFGNPSIPNTGRGLGTGPGAIHFGSSSSNRTNQRNTSPSTQVAAQSTVPQKDASIPNTGRGLGTRSGATYFGGGSSSNNQTPPSTVAAAQSTVPQKDDSIPNTGRGLGTGPGAVYFGGGGSSNSNNRRSTPSSTQVAVPQKDASIPNDNSRRSTPPSTVVAAQSSVPQKDASVPNTSRLGSGPGAIYFGSSNNSSSQRSTPPSTVVAAQSSVPQKDASVPNTSRLGSGPGAIYFGRSNNTPPSTVVAARSSVPQDASVSDRKGKGVMVQSHDERENTQEVPPKTPFLFDLNETYEDVTSLEDNTNAAREEDRVPIRSNQNSVEIFTPRQNSYMASSSVMPPPVQESRRRSSILFPGHNPEWMGNVPMASPYHHPSPSTYQPMRVPPHHYGAPSPPVWASSMIPPQYHQHHFSPPAPFNMDYPSMFAQAPSSEPRNLSYYGANLLNQAMMSRMDPRFRSNTPVDHHGNFGFAPRHVHPVNQFNQFVELQCSHERSVYSRTISNQGRFQRRRNAASFSNASTSYAANSSGSSSCVVSRYPGEISEIEPGNIYLVHQEDLHVPERISEFQQADEEQAGPITESG
- the LOC103847548 gene encoding protein EMBRYONIC FLOWER 1 isoform X5, translated to MRSSTKVSSIVINLTGANNEIGMVVCDGFSICDLIAEERETDPKKYWPFPEESASLVDKQSDSLPHWWPPSLGRTRNIDADGTNESGLPSNSTSISSTNGLNGSSSIIPSQSELNSRTAIDQERQRNIDVAGSAVVVNEDINCERSQVDDQRDNAVVETDDVNCERPQNDGQSDNAVVENENVNCERSQQDDQRDNDVAENEDVNCERSQKDDQRDNAAEENEDVNCERSQQNDQTDNNALVVNEDVNCERSQKDDQRVTRSSKKVHPPPFRTYALRNKTTKNYAVVEPIGNKRAEKQPNVEQLAVTEIAACAEDTQPEESESRSLFIGGAPSTRTRNVRTRRLAEVNGKRTVQKRKCRPGSSTTLSRNISTAGAASGNASKTVESAHGTESTESEFDKDPIKGKKKNVRFQVEDELDTEPEPEVDDEKDEDFYPWARRTKKVKIAKKKRATTAMNPSDKASSSVQPSLNETETVPSPPRDQGTEERVGTSLDDELASDGYVRKTNAPPVNERQENNRMRSSYVPVFGNPSIPNTGRGLGTGPGAIHFGSSSSNRTNQRNTSPSTQVAAQSTVPQKDDSIPNTGRGLGTGPGAVYFGGGGSSNSNNRRSTPSSTQVAVPQKDASIPNDNSRRSTPPSTVVAAQSSVPQKDASVPNTSRLGSGPGAIYFGSSNNSSSQRSTPPSTVVAAQSSVPQKDASVPNTSRLGSGPGAIYFGRSNNTPPSTVVAARSSVPQDASVSDRKGKGVMVQSHDERENTQEVPPKTPFLFDLNETYEDVTSLEDNTNAAREEDRVPIRSNQNSVEIFTPRQNSYMASSSVMPPPVQESRRRSSILFPGHNPEWMGNVPMASPYHHPSPSTYQPMRVPPHHYGAPSPPVWASSMIPPQYHQHHFSPPAPFNMDYPSMFAQAPSSEPRNLSYYGANLLNQAMMSRMDPRFRSNTPVDHHGNFGFAPRHVHPVNQFNQFVELQCSHERSVYSRTISNQGRFQRRRNAASFSNASTSYAANSSGSSSCVVSRYPGEISEIEPGNIYLVHQEDLHVPERISEFQQADEEQAGPITESG
- the LOC103847548 gene encoding protein EMBRYONIC FLOWER 1 isoform X6, whose product is MRSSTKVSSIVINLTGANNEIGMVVCDGFSICDLIAEERETDPKKYWPFPEESASLVDKQSDSLPHWWPPSLGRTRNIDADGTNESGLPSNSTSISSTNGLNGSSSIIPSQSELNSRTAIDQERQRNIDVAGSAVVVNEDINCERSQVDDQRDNAVVETDDVNCERPQNDGQSDNAVVENENVNCERSQQDDQRDNDVAENEDVNCERSQKDDQRDNAAEENEDVNCERSQQNDQTDNNALVVNEDVNCERSQKDDQRVTRSSKKVHPPPFRTYALRNKTTKNYAVVEPIGNKRAEKQPNVEQLAVTEIAACAEDTQPEESESRSLFIGGAPSTRTRNVRTRRLAEVNGKRTVQKRKCRPGSSTTLSRNISTAGAASGNASKTVESAHGTESTESEFDKDPIKGKKKNVRFQVEDELDTEPEPEVDDEKDEDFYPWARRTKKVKIAKKKRATTAMNPSDKASSSVQPSLNETETVPSPPRDQGTEERVGTSLDDELASDGYVRKTNAPPVNERQENNRMRSSYVPVFGNPSIPNTGRGLGTGPGAIHFGSSSSNRTNQRNTSPSTQVAAQSTVPQKDASIPNTGRGLGTRSGATYFGGGSSSNNQTPPSTVAAAQSTVPQKDASIPNDNSRRSTPPSTVVAAQSSVPQKDASVPNTSRLGSGPGAIYFGSSNNSSSQRSTPPSTVVAAQSSVPQKDASVPNTSRLGSGPGAIYFGRSNNTPPSTVVAARSSVPQDASVSDRKGKGVMVQSHDERENTQEVPPKTPFLFDLNETYEDVTSLEDNTNAAREEDRVPIRSNQNSVEIFTPRQNSYMASSSVMPPPVQESRRRSSILFPGHNPEWMGNVPMASPYHHPSPSTYQPMRVPPHHYGAPSPPVWASSMIPPQYHQHHFSPPAPFNMDYPSMFAQAPSSEPRNLSYYGANLLNQAMMSRMDPRFRSNTPVDHHGNFGFAPRHVHPVNQFNQFVELQCSHERSVYSRTISNQGRFQRRRNAASFSNASTSYAANSSGSSSCVVSRYPGEISEIEPGNIYLVHQEDLHVPERISEFQQADEEQAGPITESG
- the LOC103847548 gene encoding protein EMBRYONIC FLOWER 1 isoform X4 produces the protein MRSSTKVSSIVINLTGANNEIGMVVCDGFSICDLIAEERETDPKKYWPFPEESASLVDKQSDSLPHWWPPSLGRTRNIDADGTNESGLPSNSTSISSTNGLNGSSSIIPSQSELNSRTAIDQERQRNIDVAGSAVVVNEDINCERSQVDDQRDNAVVETDDVNCERPQNDGQSDNAVVENENVNCERSQQDDQRDNDVAENEDVNCERSQKDDQRVTRSSKKVHPPPFRTYALRNKTTKNYAVVEPIGNKRAEKQPNVEQLAVTEIAACAEDTQPEESESRSLFIGGAPSTRTRNVRTRRLAEVNGKRTVQKRKCRPGSSTTLSRNISTAGAASGNASKTVESAHGTESTESEFDKDPIKGKKKNVRFQVEDELDTEPEPEVDDEKDEDFYPWARRTKKVKIAKKKRATTAMNPSDKASSSVQPSLNETETVPSPPRDQGTEERVGTSLDDELASDGYVRKTNAPPVNERQENNRMRSSYVPVFGNPSIPNTGRGLGTGPGAIHFGSSSSNRTNQRNTSPSTQVAAQSTVPQKDASIPNTGRGLGTRSGATYFGGGSSSNNQTPPSTVAAAQSTVPQKDDSIPNTGRGLGTGPGAVYFGGGGSSNSNNRRSTPSSTQVAVPQKDASIPNDNSRRSTPPSTVVAAQSSVPQKDASVPNTSRLGSGPGAIYFGSSNNSSSQRSTPPSTVVAAQSSVPQKDASVPNTSRLGSGPGAIYFGRSNNTPPSTVVAARSSVPQDASVSDRKGKGVMVQSHDERENTQEVPPKTPFLFDLNETYEDVTSLEDNTNAAREEDRVPIRSNQNSVEIFTPRQNSYMASSSVMPPPVQESRRRSSILFPGHNPEWMGNVPMASPYHHPSPSTYQPMRVPPHHYGAPSPPVWASSMIPPQYHQHHFSPPAPFNMDYPSMFAQAPSSEPRNLSYYGANLLNQAMMSRMDPRFRSNTPVDHHGNFGFAPRHVHPVNQFNQFVELQCSHERSVYSRTISNQGRFQRRRNAASFSNASTSYAANSSGSSSCVVSRYPGEISEIEPGNIYLVHQEDLHVPERISEFQQADEEQAGPITESG